From a single Porites lutea chromosome 10, jaPorLute2.1, whole genome shotgun sequence genomic region:
- the LOC140950101 gene encoding uncharacterized protein, protein MGKTLDECYEVLGLDFSATEAEIKSAYRQKALKCHPDKNPDDPSSTQKFQELGHAYRRLMGEEDSDEEDDYDDDDDMDLWRDFFFFLFRDEIMAKVRCRCKKCGNGGDEDDDFLASLAKEQEEKYQFTEEEMAQFTSFASLKEQREANKRKFCNKNLSSHKPEQKSDKGNKPKLKSNKQLKREQWKKEKEISEIAAQINQNPKQQEKKAFKKKDHYLDKSSNQPLTLETDTTKEQTDHASYNKRNTRKKRNRKKSRKQENQETDSNQERSNSFRTTFQQRVASSSVTQNGIKKVPLKPETTKRQDDVTLRHHTNYAQQKMKPSCNHRNLLEMGNNSAICPKWPERGSFQSPRTVTTDSRAPCASNIWQKRQEKQQFLAELQPATQTDEELQLQIALELSKKQAEIDAQQREISILEKQVEETLQIGKSAQLEAVGNGVSSDPGSYPPAGDSLGSEQECDVVDPLEMEENCDAEEEWVVALASEEEWGDTDKDDNEADKMVPITDEDEWDNSGLGEVEGAKGCQNSYSDPDEKHRDKLPASSCDFGGRDNITLHNSAMQLSGYSADDGLQACPFGKNCCLGKRCKHSHPVSVDKRKRQKSFIDGFVTQDEHDSTRSGKKDDDNNDMHNFEEKHDISRGVSGKELPVSTFSDVNYSAISSGRSFSTAKSDPSDSAPNDLVKVIEPEVSAMQLRESSNQPLPVTSKLENISPSLMNNIMPGLKSYEDGPLPTQEKPKMSSAINSDGYGRVERVKNAASVQEKDAAVSRADVGNSPPPATFPSTGALRQPATTTPHVGNLSADVKVQNSPYRTNQPINYVKPLPSSFPVGFSAPFSQSTGQTELFSGNTRELPQNTAVPCAGGDVPPNSGTGHQSSSVESRPLTQEPMAVNNYPSMPGFPLFPFGNLPFLNTANVALFNQSLLAMASLGRMPLPIIPGPSSRVLSSQQGRGNAMYPGMPSSLSMKTADGSGISTQVGSLPTSSLIGHSGTPGVDNASRMGPHPLQSSQAGVVTSGSSQAMPQLNGLSGLPLVAAMQASGYPLQPSQLGPPNGSQSTVQAMPQVGGSAGIPLGIPMSGAAVQPSQCVNNTSSLSSTGSMLPVQVNALTGMPNVFGAGLAAIPQSSALDRSQLLGLPLPLLNSQALLNMNALMASLGGPFLNPLNDCQTTLKFQSGLVASQIQANGDAHTVNTVKQPGSEVQKPAEPTIEEGRECSGIRPKAPSLRRPSTVPKVIQHQTLK, encoded by the exons TGGAggtgatgaggatgatgattttCTAGCCTCGTTAGCAAAG GAGCAAGAAGAGAAATATCAGTTCACAGAAGAAGAG ATGGCCCAATTCACAAGTTTTGCAAGTCTCAAAGAACAAAGAGAGGCAAACAAACGAAAATTTTGTAAT AAGAACTTATCTAGCCACAAACCTGAACAGAAATCAGATAAGGGGAACAAG CCAAAGCTAAAGAGCAACAAACAGCTGAAACGTGAAcagtggaaaaaagaaaag GAAATATCTGAAATAGCAGCTCAAATTAATCAAAATCCaaagcaacaagaaaaaaag GCATTCAAGAAGAAAGACCATTACCTAGATAAAAG CTCCAATCAACCTCTGACTTTGGAGACAGACACTACTAAAGAACAGACAGATCATGCTTCTTATAATAAGAGGAATACAAGGAAGAAAAGAAACCGAAAA aaaTCAAGGAAACAGGAAAACCAAGAAACAGACTCTAACCAGGAAAGAAGTAACAGTTTCAGAACCACTTTCCAACAGAGAGTAGCCTCCAGCTCAGTAACCCAAAATGGCATAAAAAAAGTCCCTCTTAAACCAGAGACCACCAAGAGACAAGATGATGTAACACTGCGACATCACACTAATTATGctcaacaaaaaatgaaaccatcctGCAATCACAGAAATTTACTAGAAATGGGAAATAACTCAGCCATATGCCCCAAGTGG CCTGAGAGAGGGTCGTTTCAAAGTCCCAGAACAGTGACTACAGACTCAAGAGCACCTTGTGCATCAAACATTTGGCAAAAGAGACAGGAAAAACAGCAGTTCCTGGCCGAACTTCAACCTGCTACTCAAACAGATGAGGAGCTGCAACTACAAATTGCTTTAGAACTGAGTAAAAAGCAAGCAGAAATTGATGCACAGCAAAG AGAAATCAGCATCTTGGAGAAACAAGTGGAGGAAACACTTCAAATTGGAAAGAGTGCTCAACTGGAGGCTGTTGGCAATGGTGTTTCCAGTGATCCTGGCAGTTATCCACCTGCAGGGGATTCCCTTGGGAGTGAGCAAGAATGTGATGTGGTGGACCCTTTGGAGATGGAGGAAAACTGTGACGCAGAAGAAGAGTGGGTTGTGGCTTTAGCTAGTGAAGAAGAGTGGGGTGATACTGATAAGGACGATAATGAGGCTGATAAAATGGTGCCAATAACCGATGAAGATGAATGGGACAACTCTGGTCTTGGTGAAGTCGAAGGGGCTAAGGGCTGCCAGAACTCTTACAGTGACCCTGATGAGAAGCACCGCGATAAATTGCCTGCCAGCAGCTGTGACTTTGGTGGAAGAGATAATATAACACTGCATAACTCAGCCATGCAGTTGTCTGGGTATTCTGCAGATGACGGCCTACAAGCTTGTCCTTTTGGGAAGAATTGTTGCCTGGGAAAGCGGTGCAAGCACTCTCATCCTGTGTCCGTTGACAAGAGGAAGAGACAAAAATCATTTATCGACGGGTTTGTAACTCAGGATGAGCATGACTCTACCAGAAGTGGGAAAAAggatgatgataacaatgacATGCATAACTTTGAGGAAAAACATGACATTTCGCGTGGTGTGTCTGGTAAAGAGCTACCAGTGTCTACTTTCTCTGATGTCAATTATTCTGCAATCAGCAGTGGGCGTTCATTCAGCACGGCAAAATCTGACCCTAGCGATTCCGCCCCAAACGACCTTGTGAAAGTTATAGAACCAGAAGTATCTGCGATGCAACTCCGTGAAAGTTCCAACCAGCCTTTACCAGTTACCTCCAAACTTGAAAACATCAGCCCATCTTTGATGAACAATATTATGCCTGGCTTGAAGTCCTATGAAGATGGGCCATTACCAACTCAAGAGAAGCCCAAAATGAGCAGTGCTATAAACAGTGACGGTTATGGAAGAGTGGAACGCGTCAAAAATGCTGCAAGCGTCCAGGAAAAAGATGCTGCCGTTTCTCGTGCAGATGTTGGGAATTCTCCACCTCCTGCAACCTTCCCATCTACAGGTGCACTGAGACAGCCGGCCACCACTACACCACATGTTGGCAATTTATCAGCTGATGTGAAAGTTCAAAATTCACCATATCGTACCAATCAGCCCATTAACTACGTTAAGCCACTTCCAAGCTCCTTTCCAGTGGgattctctgctcctttctctcaAAGTACTGGACAAACTGAATTGTTTTCTGGGAATACACGTGAACTACCGCAGAACACAGCAGTTCCATGTGCTGGTGGTGATGTACCACCAAACTCGGGAACCGGTCATCAGTCGTCCTCTGTGGAGTCCAGGCCTTTAACCCAGGAGCCCATGGCTGTGAATAATTACCCATCAATGCCAGGTTTCCCATTATTTCCTTTCGGAAATCTTCCATTTCTCAATACTGCAAATGTTGCTTTATTTAATCAGAGCCTGCTGGCAATGGCATCTTTAGGTAGAATGCCCCTTCCAATAATTCCTGGACCCTCTAGTCGTGTGCTGAGCTCGCAACAAGGAAGAGGGAATGCTATGTACCCAGGAATGCCATCATCACTCAGTATGAAAACCGCTGATGGCAGTGGCATATCAACACAAGTTGGCTCTCTGCCCACTTCTTCACTCATTGGTCATTCAGGAACACCAGGGGTAGATAATGCGTCGCGAATGGGACCTCACCCGCTGCAGTCATCCCAAGCAGGAGTTGTCACTAGTGGCAGTTCTCAAGCTATGCCACAGCTAAATGGGCTATCCGGACTTCCGCTTGTAGCAGCCATGCAAGCCTCAGGGTATCCACTGCAGCCTTCACAGTTAGGCCCTCCAAACGGTTCACAGTCTACAGTACAAGCCATGCCACAGGTTGGTGGGTCTGCAGGAATTCCTTTGGGAATACCCATGTCAGGGGCAGCAGTACAGCCCTCGCAATGCGTAAACAACACCAGTTCGTTATCTTCGACAGGTTCCATGCTACCAGTACAAGTAAATGCTTTAACAGGAATGCCAAACGTGTTCGGTGCAGGCCTTGCCGCTATTCCTCAATCCTCTGCGCTAGATAGGTCACAGCTGCTTGGATTACCGTTACCTTTGCTCAACTCTCAAGCACTACTTAACATGAACGCCCTGATGGCCTCTTTGGGGGGGCCGTTTTTGAACCCTTTGAATGACTGTCAGACTACACTGAAATTTCAATCTGGGCTGGTAGCGTCGCAGATTCAAGCCAATGGAGATGCTCACACAGTGAATACAGTCAAACAACCTGGCTCTGAGGTACAAAAACCAGCAGAGCCGACTATTGAAGAAGGAAGAGAATGTAGTGGTATTAGGCCCAAAGCTCCATCCTTGAGAAGGCCATCTACAG TACCTAAAGTTATCCAACATCAGACATTAAAGTAA